Within the Mycobacterium gordonae genome, the region GCGCGGCGTCGCAGCAGCTGTGGCCCGCGGTATCGCGTGAGGTGCTGAGGGCCGGGCCGGGCGTCGCGGCGTTGCGTGCTGCCGCCGAACGCATGCTCGACTCCGTCGGCTACCTCGACGCAGGCTGACGCCGCGACACGCCGCGAAGCCCCAGCCAAATGCGTGATCCGCGGCACTACGACCGGCGGTTGTCTGCTGCCGGCACGGCCGCCGACCTCACAGGTGTCCGACGCGGCCGCCTGAGTGGTGGCATAACAGCAGTTCAAGAGGGCTTTTTGCGGGTCTGGGTGGGGCGCCGCGCGTCCCGTCACGCGGTGCGGCCGGGGCGACTGTAGACGTTGCTGGACCGGCCGCTGGGCGGCCGCCGCCGGTGCCTCCCGGAGGGACTCACGCTGGACAAATGACCCCGGAACCGGGGGGCCGGGTTAGATTTCGTTCCGAACCGTGAGTACGGTCGTCTGCGCTGGCTGGAGTACCCGGCCGAGACAAAGTAGATCGACAGATATCCGAAAGATATCGATGAGAGACGGAGGAATCGTGGCCCTTCCCCAGTTGACCGACGAGCAGCGCGCGGCCGCGTTGGAGAAGGCTGCTGCCGCACGTCGAGCACGAGCTGAGCTCAAGGATCGGCTCAAGCGTGGCGGCACCAACCTCACCCAGGTGCTCAAGGACGCTGAGAGCGACGAAGTTCTCGGCAAGATGAAGGTGTCTGCGCTGTTGGAGGCGTTGCCGAAGGTGGGCAAAGTCAAGGCGCAGGAGATCATGACCGAGCTCGAGATCGCGCCGACCCGCCGCCTGCGTGGCTTGGGCGACCGTCAGCGCAAGGCTCTGCTGGAAAAGTTCGGCTCCTAGTCGGCTCACCGACCGGGAGTGCCGGTGAGCGCCGGCGGGGGACCGGATGCAGGCCATGTGGTCGTGCTGTCCGGTCCCTCCGCGGTCGGCAAGTCGACGGTGGTTCGGTGTCTGCGTGAGCGGATACCGAACCTGCACTTCAGCGTCTCGGCCACGACGCGAGCACCAAGGCCGGGGGAGGTCGACGGCGTCGACTATCACTTCGTCAGCCCAGCCCGTTTCCAGCAGTTGATCGATCAGGGCGAACTGCTGGAATGGGCGGAAATCCACGGGGGATTGCACCGATCGGGCACGTTGGCCGAACCGGTGCGCGCAGCCACGGCAGCCGGCTTCCCGGTACTCATCGAGGTCGACCTGGCCGGGGCCCGAGCCGTCAAGCACGCCATGCCGGAGGCGCTCACCGTGTTTCTGGCGCCGCCGAGTTGGGAAGATCTTGAGGCCCGGCTGATAGGTCGCGGCACCGAAACTCCCGACGTCATCCAGCGTCGGCTGGACACCGCACGTGTCGAATTGGCCGCCCAGGGCGACTTCGACGTGGTGGTGGTCAACAGTCGATTAGAGTCTGCGTGCGCCGAATTGGTATCCTTGCTGGTGGGAACCGTCCCAGACACCGTTTAGCGGATCCCGGAATTTCAAAATCGATTTTTTCACCGTTCAAAACCGTTTGAACGCACTACGAGCAGCCGAGCGCCAGGAGA harbors:
- the mihF gene encoding integration host factor, actinobacterial type, which encodes MALPQLTDEQRAAALEKAAAARRARAELKDRLKRGGTNLTQVLKDAESDEVLGKMKVSALLEALPKVGKVKAQEIMTELEIAPTRRLRGLGDRQRKALLEKFGS
- the gmk gene encoding guanylate kinase, with product MSAGGGPDAGHVVVLSGPSAVGKSTVVRCLRERIPNLHFSVSATTRAPRPGEVDGVDYHFVSPARFQQLIDQGELLEWAEIHGGLHRSGTLAEPVRAATAAGFPVLIEVDLAGARAVKHAMPEALTVFLAPPSWEDLEARLIGRGTETPDVIQRRLDTARVELAAQGDFDVVVVNSRLESACAELVSLLVGTVPDTV